Genomic segment of Rattus norvegicus strain BN/NHsdMcwi chromosome 7, GRCr8, whole genome shotgun sequence:
GAGGGAAGTAGGtgcagtgggggagggagaacCAGAGAACAGAGACTCCCCTGAGTTTCTGAGTCCCTTCTGCCTACCCCTCGAAACAATAAATAGCTTCAGTGCTTGGAGGTCATTACAGTTGGCCTTTCCTTGGCCCAGGCAGCTGGCCCCGGGATTTCATGGGAACTCCTGTTCTGCCACCTCTTCTCCCACCATTCAGTTTCTGCTTTCTTCCCCCAGGTGAAATCGCCCTGTTGGAAGGGCTGACAGTGGTCTATAAAAGCAGCATTGATCTCTATTTCTATGTGATCGGCAGCTCCTATGAAAACGAGGTGAGACTCACTGTGCGTGTGCTACCTCTGACGCCACTCCAGTGGGACACAGCCACTGGCTTGGGGCTTGCAGAGCTACATTCCTCTGCTCTCTGGCAAGGTCATAAAGAGGTCTGTCAGAAATCCCTGTCAGCCTTACAGAAGAAATGGCCCAGCCAAAGAATCAGTCCAGAAAGGAAGTTtcctgggtctttttttttttttttttttttttttctttttttagtaagGGGCAGTATCTTACTGTATAACACAGGCTGTTTTCAAATCACATCTCTTTCCcaggtgctagaattacagacaggaACCACCATCTCCAATTAGAATATACATCTATACAGTATTAATGTTCTTTCCTACACAGTGGCAttttaggttttgtttgcttctttgtttctgttttatttttgagacagtgttacactgtagcccagactggtctcaaactcaatgCAATCCTCCAGTCTTAGCCTCTTCAGTGCTGAGATTGtaggtgtgagccactgtgccAAGTTCCCATggcatttttttgtttgtgtgtgtgtgtgcgcgaggaGGGAGTTTGAGACAGGGAGTCtatgtgtagccccggctgtcctggaactcactctgtagaccaggctggccttgaacgtctcagggatctacctgcctctgcctcctggatactgggtcaaaggtgtgtgccaccactaccttGCTAACCCAtggtgctttgtttgtttgtttgtttgtttgttttttaactttttaaattttattttatgtgcattggtgtttttgtGTGAAGGTATTGGGTCCCCAGGAACAGGGggtcagtagtagtagtagacaGTTAtcaactaccatgtgggtgctgggaattgaacccaggtcccctggaagagcagccaatgctcttaacctccaaACCACTTCTCTAGCCCTCTACCCACAGTCACAGTGTTTTTTAAAGGTAGATTTCTGAGGTGTAATCAAGGGTGTGCGTGTGTAAGTGTGAATTTCATGAACCATACAGTAGGAAAGGGTCACTTGATGAGCTCTCACGGTATAAGTGGGTCTGTGAGTGTATCCCTAACCTTCTTGTATGTAGGAAACAACTTCTGGGAGAGTAGAAGGCACGTAAGCCACCAGATAATTTCCCATCACAGCTAAGACTTTTGAGAGACCAGGTCCTGCTGAGCCCTTACTGCTATGTGTGTGCTCTGTGAAGTGTATTGTTTAAGCTTGGCAGCATTTCTGTGGGTGGGAAGCATTACTGTCTTTGTTTTGCCAACGAGGAAACCAAACCACAAAGAACcatataaaattacttttatttggcTTTTGTCAAACTATAAAAGCAGCTGTATGTGTGACTCAGCTCACTAATTCCCTGGAGGTTACCTATGTAGAACAAGCTGAGGTTCAGACCGAGTTCTGACTTGAGAGCCCAAGCTGGGGCTGGACGTGTAGTTCAGTAGTGAAGTGTGCCCATCGCAAATTTCAAGTCTCAGATTTGATCCTTGGTActgtttccttgttttgtttgtttgtttgtttgttttcttctagacagggtttctctgtgtagccttggctgtcaagaaacttgctttgtagaccaggctggccttgaactcaaagagatccactgcctctgctttccGAATTCGGAGATAAAAAGCATGCATGATGAGGCCAATCTCTGGGAATCCAGGATACAGACCTGGCCAGTGTCCATCAGTGTGGCCAGGATTTGATAAAGCTTGATTCAAATttggcttaaaaacaaaacaaaaaaaaaaaagaaaaagcatgcaTGACCACACCTTACTCTtgagtacagtttttttttttctttccaccaCCTTCCTCTGATCTCAGCTCTTAATAATTTCTCTCTTTACTGATCCATCAGGTAGCTTGGTAAAGGCATAGgggcagggactggagagatagttcagctattaagagtgctggctgctggagagatggcttagcagttaagagcactgactgctcttccagaggtcctgagttcaattcccagcaaccacatggtggcttacaaccatctgtaatgggatttgatgcctcttctgctcttctggtgtggatatagataaaataaaaataaatcttttttttttttttttttttaagagcaccgactgctctttcagaggacctgggtttgattcccagcacccacataggagCTCACAACCATCACTCAATCTCAGGGAATCTAGTGCCTTCTTCTGTCATCTTTGGGTACTACTCAtatgtggtatacagacatagtTTTAGACAGATAGtgtatacattaaaataattattaaaaagacACTGAGGTAGAGAGGCACGGCAGTGCACACACACCTATTatccagtacttgggaagtaCAAGGCAGGAAAATCAGGAATTTAGGCTTAACCTCAGTTATATAGGTGGTTCAAGACCGACTGGGGCTATGTGACAGATTACCTCAAAAAGCAAAACGCAGCTGGAAATATTGCTTAGCATTAAGAATGCCTgctattctttcagaggacttgaatttggttcctagcatccatgCTTTGCAGCTCATACCCTCTGTAACTCCTGCTTCAGGGAGATTCAGTGCCCTCTGCTGGAATCCATGGGCACTCCTGTACACGTGCATGTAAAACACACAGAAGTAAAAGTAAatcttcaataaaaaaaaaaagtaaatacacAGAGGGCTATAGACAGTATAGAGGACTGTACCAGCAAagttctttctcagtttcttcctTAAAGAAGCCTCCACTTGTGGAACTGCTTACAGAACTAACTTCTCGAGAAACCAGAGTTGTTCTGCTGTTGTGTTGCATTGTGTTCACATCACGTCTCTGGCCATTTGTAAAAGCTTGTGCTTTTTGCTGAGGAACGAAGTGGAATGTCTGCTTTGGGGTAGCAGTTTTGGGGCCTTgaaccttccttctcttttctcaacAGCTGATGCTCATGGCTGTTCTGAACTGCCTCTTCGACTCCCTGAGCCAGATGCTGAGGTGAGCAGCCATTCTCACTTTAAATTTGGAAGGGAAGCACCTATCCCTTAAACCCAGCGATTAGTGGGAAATCAGAGCCACACTGGGGAATTGGTTCAGTGTGAGGAATTAGACTTGCTGTTTGGGGATAACTAACTGAGGGGAGGGTTAGGTGGAGAGCGTGGTTCTCACATGGGATCATTCTCTGActaagggaggaaagagagtccTAAAGGAAGAATAAATATTCTATTCTCTGTTTCCTTTGGCTATACCGATGATTGAAACCAAGGGTAGGCaactgttctaccactgagcttctcacccaaactttttcttttaatttaagacaaagtcttactaagttgcccaggctgtctTAAGATTCTCTTTGTAACCCAGGCAACCCTTGAACCTGTAACCCCTGCTTCAGCTTCAGGAGTAGTTCAGAGTACAGAAGTGGACCTAGTCTGTATGCCTGTACCTACTCCCGTCATGTCCAGTAACTGTGATGGTGTTCTGAGCCCCGGGTGCTTTCCTAGGCTTGTCCTCTGGGTTTGAAGGACAGGAAGGACAGGAAAATGTCCCAGGCGAAACCTCCCTACCAGTTTTCCATTTCCAGCCCTCCTAGTCTCTCCCTGGACACAGAATGGGCCCACTGTGCTCTTTGCCCGCTTTACCTCCCAGTAGTCCTCTGTTCCCATGCACACAGCAAGAGAAGATATGAGATACTTTTCTCTGAACTTCAGCCGCAGCAGCTCCTAAAAGTGAACACATTTTAGAAATCCATCTGGAGGAGAACAGCGGGCGCTCTCAGCCCTCAAACCAGCAGGCCAGAGGCTCAGGTTTCCTCAGGAAGGGGGGATGATTTATTTCCCAGCCAGGTGAATGAATAGACTTCATTTCGGGTAATCTAGAGAAAGAGTCATACTGACGGATGTGACAGGCCACATGCACCAACCACCGGATCTGTGGCTGGTAGATACAGCCCCTGACTGTTCCCAGCCCCTCCTTGGCCTTTGTTTTAGGGCTTGAGCAGGcctagggggaggggagaagcaaAGAGACTTCAGAACTTTGTCAGAGCTTGAATGCAGAGGGTTTGCATTCCGCTCCTCCTACCTTTGCACCATCACCAGCTCCAGATTGTGAGATGGGaatattttctactttctatgtctttttacctTCACCAGCAGCAGTACTCTGGATAAGTAGCCTAGGAGTCAGAAGTTAGCTGTTTGCGATCCCCCAGAATGTCAAGATTCTGATCACCATTCAGCAGTGCAAAAGGTTCTGCTTCATTCACCTCACTCCCTTCTAGGTGTGGTTAGTGGAGACAGTTATTGGTCAGAGTTAGGATCCCCTATTCAGACAGTGGCCCAGGATTCCTTTCACACACaacctgatttttcttttcttttggggatTCAGAAAAAACGTAGAAAAGCGAGCTTTGCTGGAGAACATGGAGGGGCTCTTCTTGGCTGTGGATGAAATTGTAGATGGAGGGTGAGTTCTCTGCTCTGCCTTGAtttggagtggggaggggaagtggCTGCCCCTCTTCCAAGTCAACTGGGCTGACCAGCCAGTGATCCTGATCTCACAGCAAATTGGTCCCTTGGAGCTGGACCAAGTAAGCAACCGTCTTCTTTGTGTTTGTAGGGTGATCCTAGAGAGCGACCCCCAGCAAGTGGTGCACCGGGTAGCTTTGAGGGTAAGCAGGAATGTGCATCCCCATCTCTCCACAGGTCCTCCCAAGCCAGGCTTGCTGGGTATGGCTGAGGGTCCAGCTCATGTCCTACCTTCTCGTGGCTTCTTCATCTCAGTGTCCCAGAGAAGCAAAGGAACTACGCGTTTGTTTCTAACGTGGTGCCTAGCATTTTATATGGTCTTTCCACAAAATGGACACATTAATATGTTAAGGAACAatgaagtaaaagaaaccttaatattCATGGTTCTAAAACTGTAAAGGAACTTGAGGTTGACTAGTTGCCTCTTTGAAGATAGATCCAGTCATAGAGGCAGAGGAGTTCTGAGTCTGATGGAATCCTCAGAGAGCACTTGATTGGCAGCACCTCAACCCTCCTTGATACTAGTGATACCAGAAAGGCAGTCACTGAGTGAACGGTAGGAGTCCTCATATCTGCTGGGAGATGACAGTGCAGAGAAGCCACCTGTAAATTGTATGGTGCAGAGATGTCTGAGCAGAGGAGTGCACCAGTCccagctctgacctccacagagtGAGAGCTGCCAGTGCTGGGTAATGGGAAGTCTTAACTGCCGTGGGCTCCATTTGCATAGTTTAATCTTCTCCTCTAACATATGTCTCTGTGTGGCAAGAGAGAGGCCCCCCCTCGggctccccctttcccttctcaggCTGCTGTTGCAGCAGTTTATTTCTTCAAATTAACATGCAGTCGTTACCCGGCAGGCCTTGCGGGATCCATTAACTACCCctggcttccccccccccccatattgaTATTCAGGGAAGGTCTTCTCCTGACTAGGGAATCAGGTCCCCCACCCCAGAGTTGAGGGAGGTGAGGATCAGATATCCTGCTGATTACTTggaatgaaataaatcttttaagaagTCATCCTGCCTTTAAGTGGAGGATGGATAAAATGACCCTTTGTGTTCACAGTCCCTCTGGCCGAGTAAATTGTGGCTCAGTCTTTGGAAGGGGCCAAGAAGTTTAGGGCATTTGCCTTTGCTTCAGTTTAAAAGAACACTTCCTCCTCTACCAGGCTGCAGTCTAAGTGCTTATCTCTGTGTACAGGGTGAAGACGTCCCCCTTACAGAGCAGACCGTGTCTCAGGTAtgacttccttcttccttcttcctctgcacATGGACAGAGACTAACTAGCAGGAGCCTCCAACCTGCCAAGTCTAAACTGAGACCTCACACTTAGCTTCCTTGGCTCCCTCGTACTCCAGAGCACTGGGACTCATTGCAGTGTCCTCCTACCCCGCCCCCACCCTGTCTCCCTTTACTGTGATCAGGACTGTCAGCCTTGCTCTGTACCCTTCAGACCTTCCCTGCCTGGTACCTCAGTCAGTGATTTATTCCCCAGCAGAGGCTTGCCTTAAGCAgatggtctgtgtgtatgtgagcacacagttctctctctctcttattattCAAATGAGGGCTGCGCTGAAAATGCATATTCTGGAATATGCAGGCTGCGCAGATCCATCCTTCTACCTTGACTGCAGATAGATTGTCTGCTTGACCTGGAGGCCTACATGGAAGTGGTTCTGGTTTTGCCCAGTAGGAATCCTCACCATCTGGATGTGTAACCCCCTCTTTATAACATGTGTCCAGTAActcccagctttttttttctttcctcccaggTATATCTCTTCTCTCTTCATCCCCCCAGTGGATTTGAATTCGGGGGGAATTTCCCAAACTGACAATCCTCTAGGGCCTTAGAGagcttcctcctattcttccaccCTTGGGATTTTCTATCCCCTGTTCTTCTAAGGAGAGGGAAGGCAAGTGTGGGGAAGGAGAGCCTCAGCCTGCTCACTCCCTGCGGTTTGCAAGCCCCCCTCAGTGCTGCCTTTGTCTCCACAGGTGCTGCAGTCAGCCAAAGAGCAGATCAAATGGTCCCTCCTTCGGTGAAGGTGTTCTGAGCCCAGTTCCTTGCCCCTCAAAGCCCACATCTGCTGTGACTTCTTATCCAGGCCCCCCAACTTACGTCCTTAGGGTCATCTTGGAGAATTGCAATGGATTCTTGTGTCTCATACTTTCTGGggttctttcccctccctctcatgAGAGTAAAGTCCCCAGCATATTTGAGTGAGTCAGAGAAAACACCCTCGTCCTACTTACACTGGTCTCGTCCCCCCTATCCCCCCCTCAAATCCCCCATTCTCTCCTTGGTTTCTTGGCCCTTTACTGTGGCTGTACTTTAGATCAACAAAGTAAGAGAAAGAATGTGCTGAGTGTTTTCTTCCCTGTGCCTTAAGGGCCCTCATCCCAGCAGCCCATATATCCAGCAAAGGGAGGACTACTATCTTCAGCACAAGTGGGTTTGGAGTGGCAGAGGCCATATGTTCTTTGCCGcagcttctctccttcctgctgcCCTATCCTCTGCCTTAGAAGAAATGGGAACACCTTATAGGGAGTGGACAGAGCTGCAGAGGAACCGTGATTTAAAGGCTCTTGGAGTTATGAAGTGCATCCTCTACCCTGATCTGGCCTTCAGCCTCCAAGCTGCTATACCTGCACGTGGTCCTGAGAACATCTCTCTAGGTCTGTACCACACCTCTCTGCCTGTATCACCTGTGAGATCTTTGCCTGGTGTGGCCTCTGTCACCCTGGAGCAAAACCAGACCTTGGAACTAAAACTACTTTAGTCCCTAGAAAAGTTTATGCTCAGAACTGAGGAAGGAAAGGGCCTAATGGTGTTTGCCTTGCTGTGTTCCTTCTACTCAGCGTCACACTCACATTCCTCTGCCTTGGTTCTACAATCTGCTGTTGAGTTCCCCCTCTCTGCATCAGTCTTCCCTAGAAGCAGGGGGTCTGGTGCAGTGCCTTTCCTCTGAGGCTTGGATTCCTGTTCTTGGGTGTAATGTTGCCCCTTGACCCCACATCCCTGTGAAAatgacttggaaaaaaaaaaaaaacgtttctGAGCAAGCATTCTGCTTCATGCATTGGCTGAAGTGGGCAGACTGAAGGCGGCCTCTGCAAGAAATGGAGTCAGGCGAAGTCCACCTTGTACACTGCTGTGCAGCAGAGGAATAAAGAATCTCTTCCAAACTGCCTTTGTGTGGTGGTTCTGTTCCTCCCTTTTTTGGCAGCTATTCCTGTTCCTCCAgcgccccccccccgccccacctcttataatatttctttctttctacctcagAGACTCCCCAGCAGTCCCCCCCTACCCCTAATTTACAGGGCTGTTTGCCTCCTTGGCATCTCTAGGCCCTTCGCCTGGAAATTGGcgccaggggtggggtggggatggtaTTTTCTCAGTGGGAGACTCAGGGAACTGAGTtctcccccacacacccccaaAGCCAGCTGCCTGCTCCCGCCTCAGCCATTAGTAACCCGGAGACGCGCACCTGCGTGGAGGCTCTCCTCCAGCCCCTGCTCCCTTCCCGCACCTCCCACTCCTCTGAAACGGCGCTGAGCGGGTTATTTATCGGAGCCTGTGCTGCTCCAGAAGGTCAGGACGGTGGTGTAAATAACCTCTTCTCGCCATTTCCCCATCCCTCCGGagcctgctcccctccccctcctctaccTTTATTCGCACAAATGAATGTGGCTGGGCTGGCGCAGAGCCTGGCCCTGCATCTTAATGGGGCGGTGAGCTCACAAGATGGATTTAGCTGGGGGTTTTATGGTTGCTGCGGCGACAGGAGAATGCTTTGGTTTTGTTGCCCCTTCCTCTGCAGGATTTTAAGGAGGGAGCAGTGCGGGACTCCTCTCCCCTAAGATTTGAAGGGTCTCCTCAGTCACCTCTACTGTTCTGACATGGGTCTGCAAACCCAGGACTGacaaggaaaaggggaaggaaggaagcagaatgGGAAGAGCCTCTGCAACACAGCGCGAAG
This window contains:
- the Copz1 gene encoding coatomer subunit zeta-1 isoform X2 — its product is MEALILEPSLYTVKAILILDNDGDRLFAKLMLMAVLNCLFDSLSQMLRKNVEKRALLENMEGLFLAVDEIVDGGVILESDPQQVVHRVALRGEDVPLTEQTVSQVYLFSLHPPSGFEFGGNFPN
- the Copz1 gene encoding coatomer subunit zeta-1 isoform X1, whose amino-acid sequence is MEALILEPSLYTVKAILILDNDGDRLFAKYYDDTYPSVKEQKAFEKNIFNKTHRTDSEIALLEGLTVVYKSSIDLYFYVIGSSYENELMLMAVLNCLFDSLSQMLRKNVEKRALLENMEGLFLAVDEIVDGGVILESDPQQVVHRVALRGEDVPLTEQTVSQVYLFSLHPPSGFEFGGNFPN
- the Copz1 gene encoding coatomer subunit zeta-1; this encodes MEALILEPSLYTVKAILILDNDGDRLFAKYYDDTYPSVKEQKAFEKNIFNKTHRTDSEIALLEGLTVVYKSSIDLYFYVIGSSYENELMLMAVLNCLFDSLSQMLRKNVEKRALLENMEGLFLAVDEIVDGGVILESDPQQVVHRVALRGEDVPLTEQTVSQVLQSAKEQIKWSLLR
- the Copz1 gene encoding coatomer subunit zeta-1 isoform X3 — its product is MEALILEPSLYTVKAILILDNDGDRLFAKLMLMAVLNCLFDSLSQMLRKNVEKRALLENMEGLFLAVDEIVDGGVILESDPQQVVHRVALRGEDVPLTEQTVSQVLQSAKEQIKWSLLR